One genomic segment of Profundibacter amoris includes these proteins:
- a CDS encoding Fic family protein: protein MINTDTLEITPEILSLIAGIDEFKGAWRALGTLAPERLSALRRVATIESIGSSTRIEGSRLSDRDVQRLLANLEIRLFETRDEQEVAGYAEVMETVFESWRDIAVTENHIKQLHRDLLRHSSKDERHRGAYKTSMNSVAAFDETGAQIGIVFETASPFDTPRLMEELLDWFNRTTEEKSLHPLLAIGIFIVVFSEIHPFQDGNGRLSRVLTTLLLLRSGYAYVLFSSLESVIEQSKEGYYLALRQTQGTIRTDQPEWEPWLLFFLKALRQQMVRLRTRVEREKLMMGEMSELAARIIELVQEHGRLSIGDAVKLTGANRNTLKQHFRALVSEGHLKLHGQGRGAWYSRA from the coding sequence ATGATCAATACTGATACACTTGAAATCACACCCGAGATTCTCTCGCTCATTGCCGGGATCGACGAATTCAAGGGTGCATGGCGCGCCTTGGGGACGCTGGCACCGGAACGTTTATCGGCCTTGCGGCGGGTGGCAACGATTGAAAGCATCGGGTCATCCACCAGAATTGAGGGCAGTCGTCTGTCGGACCGGGATGTGCAACGCCTTTTGGCCAATCTGGAAATACGCCTCTTTGAAACCCGCGACGAACAAGAGGTGGCCGGTTATGCCGAAGTGATGGAGACGGTGTTCGAATCCTGGCGAGATATTGCGGTGACAGAAAACCATATCAAACAGCTTCACCGGGATTTATTGCGCCACAGTTCGAAAGACGAACGGCATCGGGGCGCCTATAAAACCTCGATGAACAGCGTCGCGGCTTTTGACGAGACCGGCGCGCAGATCGGGATTGTATTTGAAACCGCCTCACCATTCGACACACCGCGCCTGATGGAAGAACTGCTGGACTGGTTTAACCGCACGACTGAGGAAAAATCACTGCATCCGCTGCTGGCTATAGGGATTTTCATTGTCGTATTTTCGGAAATACACCCTTTTCAGGATGGTAATGGCCGGTTGAGCCGGGTGCTGACGACACTGCTGCTGCTTCGCTCCGGCTATGCCTATGTTTTGTTCAGTTCACTGGAAAGCGTAATTGAGCAAAGCAAAGAGGGTTATTATCTGGCCTTGCGCCAGACGCAGGGCACGATCCGGACGGACCAGCCGGAGTGGGAGCCATGGCTGTTGTTCTTTCTGAAGGCGCTGCGACAACAAATGGTCCGGCTGCGGACGCGGGTGGAGCGTGAAAAGCTGATGATGGGAGAAATGTCAGAGTTGGCGGCACGGATTATTGAGCTGGTGCAAGAGCACGGGCGTTTAAGTATAGGCGATGCGGTCAAACTGACAGGGGCTAATCGCAATACCTTGAAACAACATTTCCGTGCGCTTGTAAGTGAGGGTCATTTGAAGCTGCATGGCCAGGGGCGCGGGGCATGGTATTCTCGCGCATAA
- a CDS encoding recombinase family protein, with product MKYGYARVSTVDQNANLQKDALKSAGCKKVVIEQISGASAKRPKLDKLLASLTDGDILTVWRLDRLGRSLPHLIEVVRDLEEKGAHFQSLTEGIDTTIAQGRLTFHLMGALAEFERSLIVERTQAGLKAARKRGVRIGRPPALTSAQIKHAKKLIDGGERPTAVAASLNVNRSTLYRAIK from the coding sequence ATGAAATATGGATATGCCCGCGTCTCAACCGTCGATCAAAATGCCAACCTGCAAAAGGATGCCTTGAAATCTGCGGGATGCAAAAAAGTTGTCATCGAGCAAATATCGGGCGCTTCTGCCAAGCGGCCGAAGCTGGATAAGTTGCTGGCTTCCCTTACCGACGGTGACATCCTTACGGTTTGGCGATTGGATCGCTTAGGAAGGTCGTTACCGCATTTGATTGAAGTCGTCCGCGACCTCGAAGAGAAAGGTGCGCATTTTCAAAGCCTGACCGAAGGCATCGATACAACAATTGCCCAAGGGCGTCTGACATTCCATCTGATGGGCGCACTTGCCGAATTTGAAAGATCGCTCATTGTTGAACGCACCCAAGCCGGTTTAAAAGCCGCGCGAAAACGCGGCGTTCGCATCGGCCGCCCTCCTGCACTCACTTCTGCCCAGATCAAACACGCAAAAAAGCTGATCGATGGCGGCGAAAGGCCAACTGCCGTTGCCGCATCCCTAAATGTAAATCGCTCTACATTATATAGGGCAATAAAATAA
- a CDS encoding aspartate/glutamate racemase family protein, whose protein sequence is MRIAFLHTAEVHVKTFDGIFQNLNSKVELIHKVDSSLLERAQRNGLEDVRSETIAALTELSAAEAVVCTCSTLGPIADELSKTYRHIFRIDRPVMEEACRSGENILVAICLESTRDATLALLNECALQMGKVIRPEIILCKSAWPYFERGEMAMFATEIAETIKAALLQRKHTDCVVLAQASMRVAEGLLENAGPPVVSSPLLAAKRAIEIAGKS, encoded by the coding sequence ATGCGCATTGCATTTTTACACACCGCTGAAGTTCACGTTAAGACCTTTGACGGGATTTTTCAAAACCTGAACAGCAAGGTTGAGCTTATTCATAAAGTGGATTCTAGCTTACTTGAGCGCGCGCAACGAAATGGTTTGGAAGATGTGCGCTCTGAGACAATTGCAGCTTTAACCGAGCTTTCAGCAGCAGAAGCAGTCGTTTGCACATGTTCTACCCTTGGTCCGATAGCCGACGAGTTGTCAAAAACATACAGGCATATTTTCCGAATTGACCGCCCAGTTATGGAGGAGGCATGCCGGAGTGGTGAAAATATCCTCGTCGCGATCTGCCTTGAAAGTACAAGAGACGCAACTTTAGCGCTGCTCAACGAGTGCGCCTTGCAAATGGGCAAAGTGATACGACCTGAAATTATTCTGTGTAAGTCGGCATGGCCATATTTTGAGCGCGGGGAAATGGCTATGTTTGCGACTGAAATCGCCGAAACAATAAAGGCTGCATTACTACAGAGAAAACACACCGACTGCGTTGTTCTGGCCCAAGCCTCGATGCGTGTCGCTGAAGGTTTGTTGGAAAATGCGGGTCCTCCGGTGGTCTCCTCGCCCCTGCTGGCCGCCAAACGAGCAATTGAGATCGCAGGTAAATCTTAA
- a CDS encoding putative quinol monooxygenase codes for MKNYTNPAAINLNTGFVVMVRIIAKDGEADAVASILESLVKPSMAETGMKFFMPYRSPNNPAEFLVYELYENEAAWDTHNASEHLLNVVDELVSKADFRERVPFLPFVA; via the coding sequence ATGAAGAATTATACCAACCCTGCTGCGATAAACCTGAATACCGGATTTGTGGTAATGGTCAGGATTATTGCCAAAGACGGTGAAGCAGATGCGGTTGCCAGCATCTTGGAAAGCCTGGTCAAGCCGTCCATGGCTGAGACGGGAATGAAATTTTTCATGCCATATCGCTCGCCAAACAATCCAGCTGAATTCCTAGTGTATGAACTTTATGAAAATGAGGCGGCTTGGGACACACACAATGCGTCAGAGCATTTATTGAATGTTGTGGATGAATTGGTTTCCAAAGCCGATTTTCGCGAGCGGGTTCCGTTTCTACCTTTTGTTGCTTAA
- a CDS encoding LysE family translocator: MQDITIYLPGILLAYSAFLLAIASPGPNVLAVIGTSMSVGRSSGIALAMGVATGSFTWAVLTVFGLSAIMASYASALIAIKIFGGLYLLWLAYKSFKSAASKHDIEAKELAGERRTPLGYLKRGYLIQMTNPKAALAWIAIISLGLRHDVPLWVGAAIVIGTFILSIVIHLLYAVAFSTPVMVKVYGNSRRIIQGVLGTFFALAGLRLLTSRS; encoded by the coding sequence ATGCAAGATATCACAATTTATCTGCCGGGCATTTTGCTCGCATATTCAGCTTTTCTTCTCGCAATCGCCAGCCCGGGGCCTAATGTTTTGGCAGTTATTGGAACTTCAATGAGTGTGGGCCGCTCTTCAGGCATAGCACTGGCCATGGGGGTCGCCACAGGATCCTTTACGTGGGCTGTTCTTACCGTTTTTGGCTTGTCCGCAATAATGGCAAGCTATGCATCCGCGCTTATCGCAATAAAAATATTCGGGGGACTCTATCTTCTTTGGCTCGCATACAAGTCTTTTAAATCAGCGGCGTCGAAGCACGATATCGAAGCAAAAGAATTGGCAGGCGAACGCCGAACACCATTGGGGTATCTTAAACGCGGCTATCTTATTCAGATGACCAACCCCAAGGCCGCCCTCGCGTGGATCGCAATTATTTCACTCGGGCTTCGCCATGATGTACCACTATGGGTAGGCGCGGCCATCGTAATAGGCACTTTTATCTTATCCATTGTTATTCATCTACTTTACGCAGTGGCATTCTCAACGCCAGTAATGGTCAAGGTTTACGGTAATTCTCGCCGCATAATTCAAGGTGTTCTTGGCACGTTTTTCGCTTTGGCTGGCCTGCGTCTTCTAACAAGTCGGAGCTGA
- a CDS encoding Tn3 family transposase, which yields MEASLSDPDGSSGFHTIKADAGRASLENFLNVTERLAFIQRLQLPSEMLSELGKTWVEQIVRRVGGEKASEMRRHDQRRRLGFYAVYLMHREAHIIDDLIDLLVETIHKINVRSKRKVISGIARDIEKVYGKERLLVDIATAAMFKPNGRVSDVIFPVAGQVKLAAIINEHRAKGTLEKRIYAVMRGSYASHYRRMLPNLLSVLEFRSNNAVWRPILEALDWIKRMQGSGTRYVPENDVPTMDVIPKKWRSAVIDADGRINRISYELCVLSQLRTCIRAKEIWVVGADRYRNPDDDLPKDFEIKRQDYYAELKLTQDAKEFTRSIRKKLEQELRSLNVEMPANDKVRILWRGDNRISITPYKPLPEPTGLIAIKSEIGQRWPMTGLLDVLKEAALDTGFLNAFESSASRVSLPKADIDKRLLLCLYGLGTNAGIKRIAAAGDASYEELLHIRRRFIHPAALKDACAQVANATLAIRNKAIWGDVGTGCASDSTKFGAWDRNLMTEWHARYGGRGVMIYWHVEKRSTCIYAQLKRCSSSEVASMIEGVLRHCTDMEIQRQYVDSHGQSVVGFAFCHLLGFELAPRLKAIARQKLAIPSANMRSKLSNLLPILSSVINWGEIEQQYDEMVKYAAAMQSGTADPEAILRRFTRSDVMHPTYKALSELGRAIKTIFLCKYLRQEKFRREIHEGLNVVENWNRANGFVFFGKVGEIATNRREDQEISVHALHLLQASLVYVNTQMMQSVLAEPKWASRLAPEDYRGLNPLIYSHVNPYGRFELDLDSRMDFQNRVA from the coding sequence ATGGAAGCCTCTTTATCTGACCCGGATGGCTCATCTGGGTTTCACACAATTAAGGCAGATGCCGGTCGCGCATCATTGGAAAACTTTTTGAATGTTACGGAGCGGCTGGCGTTCATTCAACGCCTACAGCTTCCCAGCGAAATGTTGTCAGAGCTTGGCAAAACATGGGTTGAGCAGATTGTGCGGCGTGTGGGTGGTGAGAAAGCCTCTGAAATGCGCAGGCACGATCAAAGACGCAGGCTCGGGTTTTATGCGGTCTATTTAATGCACCGTGAAGCACATATCATTGATGATTTAATCGATCTGCTGGTTGAAACCATTCACAAAATCAATGTGCGCTCAAAGCGCAAAGTCATTTCTGGTATCGCGCGTGATATTGAAAAGGTTTACGGAAAAGAGCGCCTGTTGGTCGATATTGCGACTGCGGCAATGTTTAAGCCCAACGGTCGCGTGTCGGATGTAATTTTTCCTGTAGCTGGACAAGTGAAACTGGCCGCGATTATTAATGAGCACCGCGCCAAAGGCACACTTGAAAAGCGTATTTATGCTGTCATGCGGGGTTCCTACGCCAGCCATTATCGCAGAATGCTGCCTAACCTGCTTTCGGTATTGGAGTTCCGCTCAAACAATGCAGTCTGGCGGCCCATACTAGAAGCTTTGGACTGGATTAAACGTATGCAGGGGAGTGGGACCCGTTATGTCCCGGAGAATGATGTGCCGACGATGGATGTCATCCCTAAAAAATGGCGCAGTGCTGTTATTGATGCGGACGGGCGCATTAACCGGATCAGTTATGAGCTTTGTGTTCTCAGCCAATTGCGAACCTGCATCCGCGCTAAGGAAATATGGGTTGTGGGAGCGGATCGCTATCGAAACCCTGATGATGACCTTCCCAAGGATTTTGAGATTAAGCGCCAAGATTATTACGCCGAGCTGAAACTGACGCAGGATGCCAAAGAGTTCACGCGATCCATTCGGAAAAAACTTGAACAGGAACTACGGTCGCTGAATGTCGAAATGCCAGCAAATGATAAGGTCCGCATTCTTTGGCGGGGCGACAATCGCATCTCCATCACCCCATATAAGCCCTTGCCAGAACCAACAGGCCTTATCGCTATAAAATCAGAAATTGGGCAGCGTTGGCCGATGACCGGGTTACTCGATGTTTTAAAGGAAGCAGCGCTTGATACCGGATTTTTGAATGCTTTTGAAAGCTCTGCCTCGCGGGTTTCTTTACCAAAGGCCGATATAGATAAACGTCTTTTGCTTTGCCTGTATGGTCTCGGGACAAATGCAGGCATAAAACGTATCGCGGCTGCGGGTGATGCCAGTTATGAAGAATTACTACACATCCGCAGGCGTTTTATTCACCCTGCCGCCCTAAAAGATGCCTGCGCACAGGTTGCGAATGCAACACTGGCAATTCGCAACAAAGCCATTTGGGGAGATGTTGGCACAGGCTGTGCTTCGGACTCTACAAAGTTTGGCGCATGGGATCGAAATCTTATGACCGAATGGCATGCCAGATATGGCGGGCGAGGCGTGATGATTTATTGGCATGTGGAAAAGCGTTCTACATGCATCTATGCTCAACTTAAACGCTGTTCCTCGTCGGAGGTTGCCTCGATGATCGAGGGCGTTTTGCGCCATTGCACGGATATGGAAATTCAACGCCAATATGTTGATAGCCACGGGCAAAGTGTTGTCGGGTTTGCGTTCTGCCACTTGTTGGGATTTGAGCTTGCCCCAAGGCTGAAAGCTATTGCCCGCCAAAAACTGGCCATACCAAGTGCCAATATGCGCTCGAAGTTATCAAACTTGCTGCCCATCCTGTCCAGTGTCATCAATTGGGGCGAGATCGAACAACAATATGATGAGATGGTGAAATATGCAGCCGCTATGCAAAGTGGCACCGCTGATCCCGAAGCAATTCTACGGCGGTTTACGCGGTCAGATGTGATGCACCCCACCTACAAAGCTCTCAGTGAACTAGGCCGCGCAATCAAAACCATTTTTCTGTGCAAGTATTTACGGCAGGAAAAGTTTCGCAGGGAAATTCATGAAGGGCTGAATGTGGTTGAAAACTGGAACCGTGCCAACGGGTTTGTGTTTTTTGGCAAGGTCGGTGAAATTGCGACAAACCGTCGGGAAGATCAGGAAATATCCGTGCATGCACTGCATTTGCTTCAGGCATCATTGGTTTATGTAAACACGCAGATGATGCAATCGGTGTTGGCGGAGCCGAAATGGGCCAGCCGTTTGGCACCTGAAGACTATCGCGGCCTTAATCCGTTGATCTACAGCCATGTAAATCCATACGGGCGGTTTGAGCTGGATTTGGATAGCAGGATGGATTTTCAGAATAGGGTTGCATAA
- a CDS encoding DUF4158 domain-containing protein, whose product MHSELSTEELARAWSLNFADLDFLSTKPKATRYVLAVQLKYFAVNGCFAHDASDIPSEAVSYLAEQLGNKQPDLTELSFGGRSKRRHRADILEYLGFQRLNASDRAALVSWVKTDLCPTGRSVAAMVEQIFLWCRDRKIIRPAPSEIERIVRSERHRF is encoded by the coding sequence ATGCATTCAGAATTATCTACAGAGGAATTGGCCCGCGCCTGGAGTTTGAATTTTGCTGATCTGGACTTTCTAAGCACAAAACCCAAGGCCACTCGATATGTGCTGGCCGTGCAACTCAAATACTTTGCCGTAAACGGGTGTTTTGCCCATGATGCGAGTGATATTCCTTCGGAAGCCGTTTCATATTTGGCGGAACAATTAGGCAATAAACAGCCTGACTTAACCGAATTGAGTTTTGGTGGACGATCAAAACGCCGCCATCGTGCAGATATTCTAGAATATCTTGGTTTTCAGCGTTTGAATGCTTCTGATCGCGCCGCTTTGGTTTCCTGGGTAAAGACTGACCTTTGCCCCACAGGTAGATCAGTGGCGGCAATGGTTGAGCAGATATTCCTATGGTGCCGTGATCGTAAAATCATCCGGCCTGCACCAAGCGAAATTGAGCGCATTGTCCGTTCTGAACGGCATCGCTTTTAG
- a CDS encoding DUF6880 family protein, whose protein sequence is MFLKLAEITRSGRLPLFERVDDSSGRVQDVYYQAIEATGTLVQTLPKAEANLLPDKIMAALGESTHGYLSDLTTTVAPHLPQDTLIRWDADLKEAITERQAKEAARHSDGWFYSITSQWAEMRQTIASASGDIDLLIKLEAKKPPHMQATLGIAAQLLEVGRSTEALLGAQTGPQHVW, encoded by the coding sequence ATGTTCCTCAAGTTGGCCGAAATCACACGTTCGGGCCGATTACCCCTGTTTGAGCGCGTCGACGATTCCTCGGGCCGCGTTCAGGACGTCTATTATCAGGCGATCGAGGCGACCGGTACTCTGGTGCAAACCTTGCCCAAGGCAGAGGCCAATCTGCTGCCCGACAAAATTATGGCCGCACTGGGCGAAAGCACGCATGGCTATCTGTCTGATCTGACCACGACCGTGGCCCCACATCTACCGCAAGACACCCTGATCCGCTGGGATGCCGATCTGAAAGAGGCCATCACCGAACGCCAAGCCAAGGAAGCGGCGCGCCATTCGGATGGCTGGTTCTACTCCATAACCTCGCAATGGGCCGAAATGCGCCAGACCATCGCGTCAGCGTCTGGAGATATCGACCTGCTTATTAAGCTGGAGGCGAAAAAGCCCCCGCATATGCAAGCGACGCTCGGGATCGCCGCGCAGCTTCTGGAGGTCGGACGCAGCACCGAGGCGCTACTGGGTGCGCAAACTGGGCCGCAACACGTTTGGTAA
- a CDS encoding erythromycin esterase family protein, whose translation MVNSALVFTDRRDAGRKLAAELANKNYISPVIYALPRGGVPVAAEVAEALGAPLDLILVRKIGAPSNPEVALAAIVEGDPPQMVVNDEVMRRSGASEAYLNQTRDRELAEMQRRRTAYLGDRSRISPAGHTAVVVDDGLATGATMKAAIVALRRLGANRIVAAIPIAPASEVQALSEIADEVVCLIAAQHFRGVGGAFRDFHQLSDEETVGYLRRAWSEVGDDARGPTLRREVTIAPVGLIGDLVVPPEPRGIVLFAHGSGSSRLSPRNGAVASQLNELGFATLLLDLLTPEEAADRRNVFDIPLLAERLLEAELWISGEPGLAELPLGLFGASTGAGAALLAAAELGPRVSAVVSRGGRPDLAGPRLVDVQSPTLLIVGGNDPQVMELNHAALAQLDCEKLLREVPGAGHLFEAPGELEAVTEMAGDWFQHYLAKPAEAPLVTPGEEAPPPATPVEVVRAGAEPLPDPDDPAFGAAFDRYGAARVVLLGEASHGTSEFYRARAAITRRLIEKHGFNIIAVEADWPDAATIDRHVRGIGTRKRNVAPFTRFPTWMWRNKDVDKFVDWLRSYNAGLPEVERVRFQGLDLYSMSSSIAEVLTYLDRVDPEAAAVARKRYGCLEPWSQEPAAYGRAALTRGYAMCEDPVAKVLVDLLRKQLEYASADGDTFFDSTQNARLVKDAERYYRVMYYGSDESWNLRDTHMFQTLKQIMEHVGPSAKAVVWAHNSHIGDARVTDMGVNRGQLNIGQLSREEWGSDVALIGFGTHTGTVAAATDWDGPMEVKAVRPSRPDSHENLCHEAGGERFLLDLRPGAKPDLRRAMAEARLERYIGVIYRPETERWSHYSHSLLGAEYDGYVWFERTSAVVPLPGQVGRGEDETYPFGL comes from the coding sequence ATGGTTAATTCTGCACTTGTTTTTACCGATCGCCGGGATGCAGGCCGAAAATTGGCCGCGGAACTGGCGAATAAGAATTATATCTCGCCCGTAATCTATGCACTACCACGCGGTGGCGTGCCGGTTGCCGCCGAGGTGGCCGAGGCGCTGGGCGCGCCGCTTGACCTGATTTTGGTGCGCAAGATTGGTGCGCCCAGCAATCCGGAAGTGGCGCTTGCCGCCATCGTCGAGGGCGACCCGCCGCAAATGGTGGTCAATGACGAGGTCATGCGCCGTTCGGGTGCGAGCGAGGCTTACTTGAACCAAACACGCGACCGGGAACTTGCAGAAATGCAGCGCCGCCGCACAGCCTATTTGGGCGATCGGTCGCGCATCAGCCCAGCCGGGCATACGGCGGTTGTGGTCGATGACGGGCTGGCCACCGGCGCCACCATGAAGGCCGCGATCGTCGCCCTGCGCCGGCTTGGGGCCAATCGAATAGTGGCCGCCATCCCGATTGCCCCTGCCAGCGAAGTGCAGGCCTTGTCCGAGATTGCCGACGAAGTGGTGTGTCTGATAGCAGCGCAACATTTTCGCGGGGTTGGCGGCGCCTTCCGCGACTTCCATCAGCTCAGTGACGAAGAAACAGTGGGTTATCTGCGCAGGGCATGGTCGGAGGTGGGGGATGACGCGCGCGGGCCGACGCTCCGGCGCGAGGTGACAATTGCGCCGGTCGGACTGATCGGTGACCTTGTGGTGCCGCCCGAACCGCGCGGCATAGTGCTGTTTGCCCATGGCAGCGGTTCTAGCCGGCTCAGCCCGCGCAACGGGGCCGTGGCCAGTCAGCTAAACGAGCTGGGCTTTGCCACGCTTTTGCTGGACCTTTTGACCCCGGAGGAGGCCGCCGACCGGCGCAACGTGTTTGACATTCCGCTTTTGGCCGAGCGTCTGCTGGAGGCCGAATTGTGGATTTCCGGCGAGCCGGGGCTGGCTGAATTGCCGCTGGGCCTGTTTGGCGCCAGCACCGGTGCCGGGGCCGCGCTTTTGGCGGCTGCCGAACTGGGGCCGCGGGTCTCGGCGGTGGTATCACGCGGCGGCCGACCGGACCTTGCGGGGCCGCGTCTGGTTGACGTGCAGTCGCCGACACTGCTGATCGTTGGTGGCAATGATCCGCAAGTTATGGAGCTTAACCATGCCGCGCTGGCGCAGCTTGATTGTGAAAAATTGCTACGCGAAGTACCGGGTGCGGGACATCTGTTCGAGGCACCCGGAGAGCTTGAAGCGGTGACCGAGATGGCAGGCGACTGGTTCCAGCATTATCTGGCCAAACCTGCCGAGGCGCCGTTGGTTACGCCAGGTGAAGAAGCGCCGCCGCCCGCCACTCCGGTGGAGGTTGTGCGCGCCGGGGCCGAGCCGCTGCCGGACCCCGATGACCCTGCCTTTGGCGCCGCATTCGACCGCTATGGCGCGGCGCGCGTAGTGCTGCTGGGCGAGGCCTCGCATGGTACGTCCGAGTTCTACAGGGCCCGTGCCGCCATCACCCGACGGCTGATTGAAAAGCATGGGTTCAACATCATCGCGGTCGAGGCAGACTGGCCTGATGCAGCGACCATTGACCGGCATGTGCGCGGTATTGGTACGCGCAAACGCAACGTGGCGCCGTTCACCCGCTTTCCCACATGGATGTGGCGAAACAAGGATGTGGACAAGTTCGTTGACTGGCTGCGCAGTTATAATGCCGGTTTGCCCGAAGTCGAGCGGGTGCGGTTTCAGGGGCTTGACCTCTACAGCATGTCAAGTTCGATCGCCGAAGTGCTGACTTATCTCGACCGGGTTGACCCCGAGGCGGCGGCGGTGGCGCGCAAGCGCTATGGCTGTCTTGAGCCGTGGTCGCAAGAGCCCGCTGCTTATGGCCGCGCGGCGCTGACCCGTGGCTATGCCATGTGCGAAGACCCGGTTGCCAAGGTGCTGGTGGACCTGCTGCGCAAACAGCTTGAATATGCCAGCGCCGATGGCGACACCTTTTTCGACAGCACGCAAAACGCCCGCCTGGTGAAGGATGCGGAACGCTATTACCGGGTGATGTATTATGGCTCCGATGAAAGCTGGAACTTGCGCGATACGCATATGTTCCAGACGCTAAAGCAAATCATGGAGCATGTGGGACCAAGCGCCAAGGCGGTGGTGTGGGCGCATAACTCGCATATTGGCGATGCGCGGGTGACCGATATGGGCGTCAATCGTGGTCAGCTGAATATTGGCCAGCTCAGCCGCGAGGAATGGGGCAGTGACGTTGCCCTGATCGGCTTTGGCACCCATACCGGAACAGTGGCGGCGGCCACTGATTGGGACGGGCCGATGGAGGTCAAGGCAGTGCGCCCCTCGCGCCCGGATAGTCACGAAAACCTGTGCCACGAAGCTGGCGGAGAGCGCTTCCTGCTGGACCTGCGCCCCGGTGCCAAACCGGACCTGCGCAGGGCCATGGCCGAGGCCCGTCTGGAGCGATATATCGGCGTGATCTACCGGCCGGAAACCGAGCGCTGGAGCCATTACAGCCACTCGCTTCTGGGTGCTGAGTATGACGGTTATGTCTGGTTCGAGCGCACCAGCGCCGTGGTGCCGCTGCCCGGACAGGTAGGCCGTGGCGAGGATGAGACCTATCCATTCGGGTTATAG
- a CDS encoding IS6 family transposase, with the protein MTKSRLSYKCHRFPPEIIAHAVWLYCRFNLSLREVEEMFLERGIDISYETIRRWVAKFGPAIARELRRRQSQPGDIWHLDEVVVTIKGRKFWLWRAVDQNGVVLDEILQSRRNTAAAKRLLARLMKRHGRTPKRFITDKLRSYGAARQKIAPGVEHRSHKGLNNRAENSHLPFRKRERAMQGYRSPGSLQRFVSIHSAIRNCFSVPARRRSALTIRYHRLEAFDAWNAVVNAD; encoded by the coding sequence ATGACCAAATCACGCCTCAGCTACAAATGCCACCGCTTTCCACCTGAAATCATCGCCCATGCGGTCTGGCTTTATTGCCGGTTCAACCTCAGCTTGCGCGAAGTGGAGGAGATGTTTCTGGAACGCGGTATCGACATTTCATACGAAACAATCCGTCGGTGGGTTGCGAAATTCGGGCCCGCTATTGCGCGTGAACTACGCCGCCGACAGTCTCAACCTGGGGATATCTGGCATTTGGACGAAGTCGTTGTCACGATTAAGGGCCGTAAATTCTGGCTGTGGCGTGCGGTTGATCAGAATGGGGTAGTTCTGGACGAAATCTTGCAGAGCCGACGCAATACGGCAGCAGCAAAACGTCTGCTTGCCCGATTAATGAAGAGGCACGGGCGGACCCCGAAACGCTTCATTACCGACAAATTACGATCCTACGGCGCAGCTAGGCAAAAGATCGCGCCGGGCGTGGAACATCGGTCTCACAAAGGATTGAACAATCGCGCCGAAAACAGCCACCTGCCGTTCCGGAAGCGGGAAAGGGCGATGCAAGGTTATCGTTCGCCGGGTAGCTTGCAGCGGTTCGTGTCAATCCACTCCGCCATCCGAAATTGCTTTTCCGTTCCAGCCCGTCGCCGCTCCGCATTAACAATTCGATATCACCGGCTAGAAGCATTTGATGCTTGGAATGCCGTAGTCAACGCTGATTGA
- a CDS encoding RHS repeat-associated core domain-containing protein, with protein sequence MQYLNARYYDPRLGMFIQPDWFEVTKAGVGTNRYAYSLVLSR encoded by the coding sequence CTGCAATACCTGAACGCGCGGTATTATGACCCGAGGCTGGGGATGTTCATCCAGCCGGACTGGTTTGAGGTGACCAAAGCGGGGGTCGGGACGAACAGGTATGCGTATAGTTTGGTGTTGTCACGTTAA